The following proteins are encoded in a genomic region of Corylus avellana chromosome ca4, CavTom2PMs-1.0:
- the LOC132179275 gene encoding probable xyloglucan endotransglucosylase/hydrolase protein 33, with amino-acid sequence MAFLQERILFSGLLIFCMTAVVSSRNRYYSPPSVTHLTDYFPHVSIDRGFSNFFGGSNIQLTSNGSVANLALDKSAGSGLVSKNKYYYGFFSAAIKLPSGLSSGVVVAFYLSNADIFPHTHDEIDIELLGHDKRNDWVLQTNLYANGSVGTGREEKFYLWFDPTEQHHQYSIIWNNHHTVFLVDNIPVREFPRNNAFPSVYPSKPMSIYATIWDGSQWATHGGKYPVNYKYAPFVASFADMEMSGCIWNPKGSVSSCSKAAGVSSSDPLEGQEFVRLSEQQMVAMDWARRKLMFYSYCKDSSRFKILPPECK; translated from the exons ATGGCATTTTTGCAGGAAAGAATACTCTTCTCAGGCCTCTTGATCTTCTGCATGACTGCAGTGGTTTCTTCACGTAATAGATATTACTCGCCTCCATCTGTTACCCATTTAACAGATTACTTTCCTCATGTCTCAATTGATCGAGGCTTTTCCAACTTCTTTGGAGGCTCAAATATCCAGCTCACCAGTAATGGCTCAGTGGCCAATCTTGCTCTCGACAAATCCGCAG GATCCGGATTGGTCtcgaaaaacaaatattattatggATTCTTCAGTGCTGCAATTAAGCTGCCATCCGGCCTGTCCTCTGGAGTTGTAGTAGCATTCTAT CTGTCAAATGCAGACATTTTCCCTCATACCCATGATGAGATAGACATCGAGCTGCTTGGTCATGATAAAAGAAACGATTGGGTCCTCCAAACAAACCTATACGCTAATGGAAGTGTAGGCACtggaagagaagagaaattCTACCTCTGGTTTGACCCAACCGAACAGCATCATCAATACAGCATCATCTGGAACAATCATCATACAGT GTTTCTTGTCGACAATATACCTGTAAGAGAGTTTCCTCGCAACAACGCCTTCCCATCTGTTTATCCATCAAAACCCATGTCAATTTACGCAACAATTTGGGATGGGTCACAATGGGCAACTCATGGAGGAAAGTACCCAGTTAATTACAAGTATGCTCCATTTGTAGCTTCATTTGCAGATATGGAAATGAGTGGCTGCATATGGAATCCAAAAGGGTCGGTTTCTTCTTGTTCTAAAGCTGCTGGTGTTTCTAGCTCCGACCCGCTTGAGGGGCAAGAGTTTGTTAGGCTATCAGAGCAGCAGATGGTGGCAATGGACTGGGCAAGAAGGAAGCTAATGTTTTACTCATACTGTAAAGATTCATCTAGGTTTAAAATCCTTCCACCAGAGTGCAAGTAA